The following proteins come from a genomic window of Girardinichthys multiradiatus isolate DD_20200921_A chromosome 8, DD_fGirMul_XY1, whole genome shotgun sequence:
- the hsdl2 gene encoding hydroxysteroid dehydrogenase-like protein 2, whose translation MLQNSGKLAGCTLFITGASRGIGKAIALKAARDGANIVIAAKTAEPHPKLPGTIFTAADEVEAAGGKALPCVVDIRDEQQIGAAVQKAVETFGGIDILVNNASAISLTGTLETPMKKVDLMLGINLRGTYLTSKLVIPHLLKSRSPHILNLSPPLNLNPVWFKNHTAYTMAKYGMSMCVLGMAEEFRGQIAVNALWPKTAIQTAAMEMLGGEGVGKQCRKADIIADAAYAILSKPKDYTGHFLVDEDVLREHGIKDLDHYAIQPGHPLLPDFFLDEAPESLVKQMEEHGATPAFKPPSSSLDTPLSGGPIENTFDIIRGVINEDVVKSTQGIYRFDLSGEHSGVWFLDLKSGSGSAGKGEPPVKADVVMTMDSIDFSKMFSGKLKPTMAFMSGKLRIKGDMTLAIKLEKLMGRMNKAKL comes from the exons ATGCTGCAGAACTCAGG GAAGCTCGCTGGCTGCACGCTCTTCATCACGGGAGCGAGCCGGGGCATTGGGAAAGCCATCGCTCTGAAAGCTGCTCGAGACGGGGCAAACATCGTGATCGCCGCCAAGACGGCCGAGCCCCACCCGAAGCTTCCCGGAACCATCTTCACCGCTGCAGATGAAG TGGAGGCAGCAGGTGGGAAGGCGCTGCCGTGCGTCGTGGACATTCGGGACGAGCAGCAGATCGGAGCAGCTGTTCAGAAGGCTGTGGAAACATTTGGAG GGATTGATATCTTGGTGAACAATGCCAGCGCCATCAGCCTGACAGGAACTCTGGAGACGCCGATGAAGAAGGTGGACCTGATGCTGGGAATCAACCTGAGAGGAACATACCTGAC GTCGAAGCTGGTCATCCCTCACCTGCTGAAGAGTCGCAGTCCTCACATCCTCAACCTGTCGCCTCCGCTCAACCTGAACCCCGTCTGGTTCAAGAACCACACTG CATACACAATGGCGAAGTATGGAATGTCCATGTGTGTCTTGGGAATGGCCGAAGAGTTCAGGGGTCAAATCGCTGTCAACGCCCTCTGGCCTAAAACTG CGATCCAGACAGCGGCCATGGAGATGCTGGGAGGTGAAGGTGTTGGGAAACAGTGCCGTAAAGCAGATATTATTGCAGACGCCGCCTACGCCATCCTGTCCAAACCCAAGGACTACACAGGTCACTTTCTGGTGGACGAGGACGTCCTCAGGGAGCATGGCATTAAAGACTTGGACCATTATGCCATCCAACCAG GCCACCCATTGCTGCCAGATTTCTTTCTGGATGAAGCACCGGAGTCACTGGTAAAACAGATGGAGGAGCACG GAGCAACACCAGCCTTCAAACCACCATCTTCATCATTGGACACGCCCCTCTCTGGTGGACCAATAGAAAACACCTTTGACATCATCAGAGGCGTTATAAACGAAGACGTGGTCAAGTCGACACAGGGCATCTACCGGTTCGACCTCTCAG GAGAACACAGCGGCGTTTGGTTTTTGGACCTGAAGAGCGGCTCTGGCAGCGCGGGTAAAGGGGAGCCCCCTGTTAAAGCTGACGTCGTTATGACGATGGACTCCATTGACTTTAGTAAGATGTTTTCAG GGAAGCTGAAGCCCACGATGGCCTTCATGTCCGGGAAGCTTCGGATCAAAGGGGACATGACGCTCGCCATCAAGCTGGAGAAGCTGATGGGCCGCATGAACAAGGCCAAACTGTGA